One Tessaracoccus lacteus DNA window includes the following coding sequences:
- a CDS encoding beta-class carbonic anhydrase, giving the protein MAFDDLLEANERYAADFHDGFFDGVAKAGVAMVTCMDSRIEPLAMLGLHLGDAKILRTPGSRVTTSTLTGCVLSVQLLQVTRIMIVPHTRCAMASGTDADIRRRIAERTGEDTSWIDFGANPDQMGRLHEDVDRVRSHPLIRGEAEVGGFVYDVDSGLLRQVI; this is encoded by the coding sequence ATGGCCTTTGACGACCTGCTTGAGGCAAACGAGCGCTACGCCGCCGATTTCCACGACGGATTCTTCGACGGCGTCGCCAAGGCAGGCGTGGCCATGGTCACCTGCATGGATTCACGCATCGAGCCGCTCGCGATGCTCGGCCTGCACCTGGGAGACGCCAAGATCCTGCGGACGCCGGGCAGTCGCGTCACCACCTCGACGCTGACCGGATGCGTGCTGAGCGTCCAGCTACTGCAGGTCACGCGCATCATGATCGTGCCGCACACCCGCTGCGCCATGGCCTCCGGCACCGACGCCGACATCCGCCGTCGGATCGCCGAGCGCACCGGGGAGGACACCAGCTGGATCGACTTCGGCGCGAACCCGGACCAGATGGGCCGGCTCCACGAGGACGTCGACCGGGTCCGCAGCCACCCCCTGATCCGCGGCGAAGCCGAGGTCGGAGGCTTCGTCTACGACGTCGACAGCGGCCTGCTCCGTCAGGTCATCTGA
- a CDS encoding DNA gyrase/topoisomerase IV subunit A: protein MAKPTIDDDALEEENILDVDVTAEMEASFLEYAYSVIYSRALPDARDGLKPVQRRILFSMDEMGIRPDRGHVKCARVVGQVMGLLHPHGDVAIYDALVRMGQPWAMRLPLVDGHGNFGSLDAGPAAMRYTECRMGPAALAMTAGIDQDTVDFKPNYDGKESEPAVLPAAFPNLLVNGATGIAVGMATNIAPHNLIEVVAALKQLLKDPGIDLDALMRHIPGPDFPTGGKIVGLDGIRDAYATGRGSFRIRATTRIEKVSPRRMGIIVTELPYMVGPEKIIEQIKKGVDDKKLTGIADVKDLTDLKHGTRLIIEVKNGINPEALLQQLYRATKLEDTFAINAVALVEGQPRTMPLKEMLEVYLAHRIEVTTRRTRHQLTRAEDRLHLVRGLITAIADIDDVIAIIRSSADAGEARERLMGAFDLTEIQANYILDMQLRRLTRYSTIELEKEAEELSTTIASLRLILDDESVLHRVVGDELTQVSRQFGTPRRTILLASGGAPATAVGPLEVPDDPCWVLLSGTGLVARTDSADPLPTSGRSRHDVVVASCRTTAQAEFGVVTNLGRLIRCRAIELPTVPLTATAPSLQGGSLAHELWPLAKNERPLGLVPLTEDAPGLVLGTRLGVVKRVNNEVLAKDAWDVIRLEDGDEVVGAMADDEAADLAFVTSDAQLLHFPASAVRPQGRAGGGVAGIKLAAKAKVIWFGTTHPDLDDVVTVSGSADALPGTEAGTAKVTPLAEYPAKGRATGGVRCHRFLKGEGALLIAAIGPRPLVAAAASGSAVDLPAVDPRRDGSGVALAQPVTMIAGRIGDQAAAAPAGRDDANGDGESAVESLF from the coding sequence ATGGCGAAGCCCACGATCGACGATGACGCCCTCGAAGAGGAGAATATCCTCGACGTCGACGTCACGGCCGAGATGGAGGCCAGCTTCCTCGAGTACGCCTACTCGGTGATCTACTCCCGGGCACTCCCGGACGCCCGTGACGGCCTCAAACCTGTGCAGCGGCGCATCCTCTTCTCGATGGACGAGATGGGGATCCGCCCCGACCGGGGCCACGTCAAGTGCGCCCGCGTCGTGGGCCAGGTCATGGGCCTTCTCCACCCACACGGCGACGTGGCCATCTACGATGCGCTGGTGCGCATGGGTCAGCCGTGGGCGATGCGGCTCCCGCTGGTCGACGGGCACGGCAACTTCGGCTCGCTCGACGCCGGCCCGGCCGCCATGCGCTACACCGAGTGCCGGATGGGACCCGCGGCACTGGCCATGACAGCGGGCATCGACCAGGACACCGTCGACTTCAAGCCGAACTACGACGGCAAGGAGTCCGAACCGGCCGTCCTGCCCGCGGCCTTCCCCAACCTGCTGGTCAACGGCGCCACCGGCATCGCGGTGGGCATGGCGACCAACATCGCACCCCACAACCTCATCGAGGTGGTGGCGGCCCTGAAGCAGCTGCTGAAGGACCCGGGCATCGACCTCGACGCTCTCATGCGCCACATCCCCGGCCCCGACTTCCCGACGGGAGGCAAGATCGTCGGGCTCGACGGCATCCGCGACGCCTACGCGACGGGCCGGGGCAGCTTCCGGATCCGCGCCACCACGCGCATCGAGAAGGTGTCCCCGCGCCGGATGGGCATCATCGTCACCGAGCTGCCGTACATGGTCGGTCCGGAGAAGATCATCGAGCAGATCAAGAAGGGCGTCGATGACAAGAAGCTCACGGGCATCGCCGACGTCAAGGACCTTACCGACCTCAAGCACGGGACCCGGCTGATCATCGAGGTCAAGAACGGCATCAACCCGGAGGCATTGCTGCAGCAGCTCTACCGGGCGACCAAACTCGAGGACACCTTCGCCATCAACGCGGTCGCGCTCGTCGAGGGTCAGCCGCGCACCATGCCGCTCAAAGAGATGCTCGAGGTCTACCTGGCGCACCGCATCGAGGTCACCACCCGGCGAACCCGCCACCAGCTGACCCGGGCCGAGGACCGGCTGCACCTCGTGCGTGGCCTCATCACGGCCATCGCCGACATCGACGACGTCATCGCGATCATCCGCAGCTCCGCCGACGCCGGCGAGGCGCGCGAGCGCCTGATGGGCGCCTTCGACCTGACAGAGATCCAGGCGAACTACATCCTCGACATGCAGCTGCGCAGGCTGACCCGCTACTCGACGATCGAACTGGAGAAGGAGGCCGAGGAGCTCTCGACCACCATCGCCTCCCTGCGCCTGATCCTGGACGACGAGTCCGTGCTGCACCGGGTCGTCGGCGACGAGCTGACCCAGGTCTCCAGGCAGTTCGGCACCCCGCGCCGCACCATCCTGCTGGCCTCCGGCGGGGCCCCGGCCACCGCGGTCGGCCCACTCGAGGTGCCAGACGACCCCTGCTGGGTCCTGCTCAGCGGCACGGGACTCGTCGCGCGCACCGACTCCGCCGACCCGCTGCCCACGTCCGGCCGGTCCCGGCATGACGTCGTGGTGGCCAGCTGCCGCACCACGGCCCAGGCAGAGTTCGGCGTCGTCACCAACCTCGGGCGTCTGATCCGCTGCCGCGCGATCGAGCTGCCGACCGTCCCGCTGACCGCCACCGCGCCGTCCCTGCAGGGCGGCAGCCTGGCGCACGAGCTGTGGCCGCTGGCGAAGAACGAGCGCCCGCTGGGGCTCGTGCCGCTCACCGAGGACGCGCCCGGCCTCGTGCTCGGCACCCGCCTCGGCGTGGTCAAGCGCGTCAACAACGAGGTCCTTGCGAAGGATGCCTGGGACGTCATCAGGCTCGAGGACGGAGACGAGGTCGTCGGCGCGATGGCCGACGACGAGGCCGCCGATCTGGCCTTCGTCACCAGCGACGCCCAGCTCCTGCACTTCCCCGCCTCCGCAGTGCGCCCGCAGGGCCGCGCCGGCGGCGGCGTCGCGGGCATCAAGCTCGCCGCCAAGGCGAAGGTCATCTGGTTCGGCACCACACACCCGGATCTGGACGACGTCGTGACGGTCTCCGGCTCCGCGGACGCCCTGCCGGGCACCGAGGCCGGGACTGCGAAGGTCACCCCCCTCGCCGAGTACCCGGCGAAGGGCAGGGCCACGGGTGGCGTGCGCTGCCACCGGTTCCTGAAGGGCGAGGGGGCGCTGCTGATCGCGGCCATCGGGCCGCGCCCGCTGGTGGCCGCGGCCGCCAGCGGCTCGGCCGTCGACCTGCCCGCCGTCGACCCCCGCCGCGACGGCTCAGGCGTCGCGCTGGCCCAGCCCGTGACGATGATCGCCGGGCGCATCGGCGACCAGGCAGCGGCGGCCCCGGCCGGCCGAGATGACGCCAACGGGGACGGCGAGTCGGCGGTAGAGTCCCTGTTCTAG
- a CDS encoding App1 family protein — translation MASRPFIAARVEDRFNGLLGRALERRGWQESIIPFIGYGTSEQLRILARVVLRPSQELGIVQAANALLWRRGWRNFMNAAKVGAKVTVVIGDTHFPVTADRGGYIDVRIVNPGLGPGWHDVQLVAGDASATARVQVIGDDVTFGIVSDIDDTILSTWLPRLFIAAWNSLILTEQARQAVPGMARMYQRLLAENPGSPIIYVSTGAWNTYPMISRFIARHGIPAGAMLLTDWGPTNTGWFRSGVDHKRRCLRELARDFPDIAWLLVGDDGQRDPDLYAEFAALQPRHVRARAIRQLTPGEHALAHGLPMEVPDSDKQWEPETAPEVRAPDGDGLADQLAEIL, via the coding sequence ATGGCATCGCGACCCTTCATCGCCGCCCGTGTCGAGGACCGCTTCAACGGGCTGCTCGGCCGCGCCCTCGAGCGGCGCGGATGGCAGGAGTCGATCATCCCGTTCATCGGCTACGGGACCAGCGAGCAGCTGCGCATCCTGGCCCGCGTCGTGCTGCGCCCGTCGCAGGAACTCGGCATCGTCCAGGCTGCCAACGCCCTGCTGTGGCGCCGGGGCTGGCGCAACTTCATGAACGCCGCGAAGGTCGGTGCGAAGGTGACCGTCGTCATCGGCGACACGCACTTCCCCGTCACCGCGGACCGCGGCGGCTACATTGATGTGCGCATCGTCAACCCCGGGCTCGGGCCCGGCTGGCACGACGTCCAGCTCGTCGCCGGCGATGCGAGCGCCACGGCGCGGGTGCAGGTCATCGGGGACGACGTCACCTTCGGCATCGTCAGCGACATCGACGACACGATCCTGTCCACCTGGCTGCCGCGGCTCTTCATCGCCGCCTGGAACTCGCTGATCCTGACCGAGCAGGCCCGGCAGGCCGTTCCGGGCATGGCGCGCATGTATCAGAGGCTTCTCGCCGAGAACCCGGGCTCGCCCATCATCTACGTCTCCACCGGCGCCTGGAACACCTACCCCATGATCTCGCGCTTCATCGCCCGCCACGGCATCCCTGCCGGGGCGATGCTGCTGACCGACTGGGGACCCACCAACACGGGGTGGTTCCGCAGCGGCGTAGACCACAAACGCCGCTGCCTGCGCGAGCTCGCGCGGGACTTTCCCGACATTGCCTGGCTGCTCGTCGGCGACGACGGCCAGCGCGATCCGGACCTCTACGCGGAGTTCGCGGCGCTGCAGCCCCGCCATGTCCGGGCGCGCGCCATCCGCCAGCTCACTCCCGGCGAGCACGCCCTGGCGCACGGCCTGCCGATGGAGGTCCCCGATTCGGACAAGCAATGGGAGCCGGAGACGGCACCCGAGGTCCGGGCACCCGACGGGGACGGCCTCGCCGACCAGCTGGCCGAGATCCTCTGA
- a CDS encoding DUF5998 family protein has translation MTRPDQSQLPADLAAEIAQSGFYPNLVAESVELGLGGREVLDHLVQHEATFAGRELHRHITVLVRTATQLLLVHIDEGEGTREEALATTEVVALRAIDSVVLTRSLTDPENLTGLNEAWLSIVWGAARRVDLGPAACEDPSCEADHGYTGVIQPDDITVRMSPQADGDNARKLIGFGLRLQGAIG, from the coding sequence GTGACCCGACCCGACCAGTCCCAGCTGCCCGCTGATCTTGCCGCTGAGATCGCGCAGAGCGGCTTCTATCCGAACCTCGTCGCCGAGTCGGTCGAACTGGGACTCGGCGGCCGCGAGGTCCTCGACCACCTCGTGCAGCACGAGGCGACGTTCGCCGGCCGCGAGCTGCACCGTCACATCACCGTCCTGGTCCGCACCGCGACGCAGCTCCTGCTCGTCCACATCGACGAGGGGGAGGGGACCCGCGAGGAGGCCCTTGCCACGACCGAGGTCGTCGCGCTGCGGGCGATCGACTCGGTCGTGCTCACCCGCTCGCTGACCGACCCGGAGAACCTCACTGGGCTGAACGAGGCGTGGCTGTCGATCGTGTGGGGTGCCGCCCGGCGCGTCGACCTCGGCCCCGCCGCCTGCGAGGACCCGAGCTGCGAGGCCGACCACGGCTACACCGGAGTCATCCAGCCCGACGACATCACGGTGCGGATGAGTCCCCAGGCCGACGGTGACAACGCCCGCAAGCTGATCGGATTCGGGCTGAGACTGCAGGGGGCGATCGGCTGA